Below is a genomic region from Cygnus atratus isolate AKBS03 ecotype Queensland, Australia chromosome 19, CAtr_DNAZoo_HiC_assembly, whole genome shotgun sequence.
AACTATGTGACTGATATGTCAATGAGTCCCCCCGGGAGGAGACCACCAGCGCTGCCTGCACACCATCTGCACACGCCGCCATGCGCCGGGCCTGCCCGCACCCCCGAGTAAAGGCGTGCGTGGCATCGGAAGAATGCGGGGGACAAGGTAATGTCATCGGGAACGCTATCGCCAAAGTCCTCGCCGCGCGCACGTTATCGCCACGGGCCCCGGAGTCAGGGACTGTGGGCAGCCGGCGGTGCAGGCAGGCGGCTCTGGCCAACAGTAGTGCTGACCACACCTGCTGCAGGCACGCTCCGGGAACGTGGCGCAGGCAGGAGGGCTGCCCCGCCACAGATAAGCTGAGTGGATGAAGATAACATCCGAGAAGGAGATATGCTTTGCCGAGCATCAAGGCTGCGCACCAGCAAGGAGCCAAAGCACGGCTGCGTCCCGCGGAGGGTGGTGCGGCCCCGCGGGCTCGGCTGTGGCCGTGCCAGCCCTGTGGTGATGGCCGGGGCTTTGGTGACAACAGGTGGGGTTGGCGATGGCCATGGCAGGGCTTGGCCCCATCggcagcacaaagcagaggCTGTGCCAGTCCCTCAGCCACGATGGGGATGGCGTCACTGCGTGGCCGGGGGTGGCGGTGCCTCCTCTGTGCCCGCAGCTGTTGGGGACGCCCCCACCgaagctgctgcagggcctTTGGGTCCAGGCACCCAGCGGCAGCCGGCCCCGcttcccagcacctccctgggggCCTGTGTCGCTGGGAGCACAGGGCCCCTGTCCCCTCCTGAGTGCTGGCACCAGCTCGTCCCTCTGCCACTGAGCCCTTGCCCCACTCTGCacctctgcctgcccccaggCACCCCCGGGGCTGTGCAGAGCCTTTGGCACGGGCTCTGcatgcccagctgctgctgcctgaatgGGCACTTGCTGCGGGGGTACACAGGGTGCCCCCAGGCACTGCCGGTCCTGTGTCCTAGAGCAAGCCCAGCATCGGGACGGGAAGGAGAGCAGTAGCCTGGGCAAGTGGTGGGTGACACTGCTGCGAAGCGCCCTGGTGTTGGAGCTGGCGCCCTCATTGCAGGCAAAGCTGGGCATCCCCAGTGCCAGAGCCCCACGTGCCCACCTCGCCAGGAGCTGGCTCACTGCCCGGCCCCCTGTGGCTGCCCCGACCCGCgcctccccagcctgcccttCCGTGCGGCCCCACCGCGCTGCCCAGAGAACTAGCACTGACCGTGCACCCGCCGCAGGAGCTGGCCATGGCCTTGGCGAGGGCCTGTGCAAAGGAAGGTGCCCAAGGCCAGCAGGGACGTATTTACCCCTGAAAACACCTAGCTTCAAAAATAGCAAGTGGCCGGCATGAGGCCGGGGCTTCCCGGGGGAACAATGCCCGGCGGGAGGAAGCGGTGCGGCCGCCCCGCGCTGCTCCGTCCCCGCCTCGCGCGGAGCTGAGCCGCGAGCTGCTGTGTGCCGGCCCAGCAGGGACCTTGAACCTgccaaagatttattttccctgaCATTGGCATTGCATCGGAACATCTGGCATTCGGCTGATAATTGCTTGGGATCGGGGCGGAAGCTGCCTCTCCAGGCCTGGCTCTTCTACAGAGCTGTGTTTTCGttacttttctcctctcttcagctgcagagcaaggaaaaaacaaccgGGGCTGCACAGCTCGTGGCTCCCGCTCCTTCCCCACGGCCCCGTGCCGCGGGCAACCCACTCCCTCCTGCGGTGAGGCCGTGAGCTGGGGCCTGTCCCCGTGGGGTGACGCCCGTCCCGTGGCCCCGAGCCTGGGTCCTGCTGCCCCGGTACCCGCTGGGGCCGCAGCACAAAGTCCTCggggctgtggtgctgggaTGAGCCATCAGCAGGGCTCTGTGCACAGGCACGTGGGGAGACGCTGGGGTGATGGATAACGGGGCCTCGGGGTAGAAGAAAGAGCAAATTCCTGCCCTGGCAGGAGGGAGCGTCATGAGCGGCCTCTCAGCTGGGGCCTCgcctcactgccctcacagGGAGATGGAAACCAGAGCCCTGGGGCCGCCACAGTGCCCGCAGGTCAGGACTGTGCCCGGCGCTGTGCAGGAGGTGGGAAATCCATGTGGCGGGGAATTTGCTGCCCCAACGCCTTGTCCCTGAGCACATTTCCCATGCACCCCAAGTGGGCAGCTGGGCTCCATGCCTGTCCCAGCCACTGTGGGTGCTGGCCTGGGTGGCCCAGGTTCCTTTGAGGGCTGGGGAGGCCTCGGCCGCTGGTCCCCGGTGCTGGGTTTGTGCGTCCCGCGGATCCTGCTCCTCCCGAGGCgtcctgccccacagcctgaCCTGGCGTGGCCGCCCCATggccccctccctcccgccgCGGCCATAAATCAGCGTGGCCCTGGCGTGGGCGCAGGCGCTGGTGCGCTCGCCCCTGCCCACCCGTGCCCCCTGCCTCCCGCCGGAGTTCCTCTCTCCTGGTGCTTTATCTGCTGCAGAGGTCCCACTTATCTCCCCTGTCACTTTCTAATGCTAGTTTATGGGCAGCATTTTGTAGCTTAATTATGATGTTTTTCTGCATGGTCACGTGGCCACAGAAACCAATAAGGCAACTAAGTTGGTCCACCTCGGCTGAGCCTGGCCCCCGCGGGGAGGAGATTGGCTGGTGTCCTGCACCGGGCGCTGTGCGCGCAGCCAGAGCCCCGACACCTCCCCAGCGGACGCGGGCCCTATAAATCCCCCAGCCCACTCCGGAGGGGGCAGCGGTACCCGGCACCCGTGGAGGCTCcttgggctggggctgctcgcCGGAGGTGCGAGCGAAGTTCTCCTgccaccccccaccccgtgTGCAGCGGGGCGCAGCGCCGTGTCGCGGTGAGTATTTGCCAGTGGGGACACCCGCAGCCACCCTGACCTGCCTGTTCCCTGCCCGTGCCCTGGTTcgtggggggggggtctctcTGGCACGGTGGAGGTTGGGGACACTTGGCGAGGAAGCAGGAGCCATGCGTGGGCCTTCGCTTCCTGTCCCATCCCCATGAGCGGACGTGGGGATGGAGGCACCAGCATCAGCTGGGCGTGGGGACACCCAGGGACACCCAGGATTGTCTGGCCCTGCTTTGGGCCCCAAGGGCAGCAGAGCGAGGTCCCGCCATGGCCTCAGCCCTTTGgccttgctgctgcccagaAATGCCAGATCCAGCCGTGGGGCAAGGGGGTGGCGAGCGAAGGCCACTGAGGGGCTCTGGGAGTGCAAGGGGGTGGTGAGCTGGGGGTTCCTGGCCACCCCAGCTCTGTCGCAGTCCCCTCAAACACAGGCAGCCCCCGCACCGCGGAGCAAGTGTGGGGGCAGCTaggccccccggcccctcctgGGCTCCTCTCCCCAGTGGCAGCCAAAGCTCCGCGGCTCCCGGCAGCTCCCCTGGAGCTCACAGTGAGCGtgggggctgcggccgggggGGCTCTGCGAGCGGTAGACGCGCTCCTTCCCGGCCAAACCAGCCCGCGccaggggctgcctgctgctATTCTTAGTCTGGGCTCAATTCCTGGTGGCTCTGGAGCGATCCTCTGCCGAGCCCGCTTCCTGTTTGCCGCACATCCCTGCCAGCGCCGCTTCCTCCCTGGGGCACCCGTGGGCCGCGATGGGTGTGCGGGACAAGCCGTATGGGGCGAGCTGTGGGGGACGAGCTGCGTGGAATGGGATGTGCGGGGTGGGATGTGCGGGGTGAGCCGAGCCTCGGGGCCTGcgcccttcctgcagctcccttgGGCGTCAAAACGCCTCAAATTGTGGCTCCGTCCCCCGTGGGCCCTTCATGGCGCCGAGCTGGGCAGCCAGGAAGCGTCTCTCAATGAGAACGGGCTGGCTCCGAGGGGATGGGTTGAGCtcccctgcctggctcagcGAGGGAGCCTTGAGCTAACCGTGGCCAAGCACCCGGACCGGGCCGgcctgggagcaggaggctcctcctgcctggggTGATGCAGTGCCAGGCCAGGCACAGCTTTGCTGCACCCAGACTCACCCCTTGCTGTGTTTTTGGGCTCGGTTTGGCCCTGGTTGCTGgccaggaggagcccccagctGGGCTGAACCCGTGTGTGCCTGCGCGAGGCCCAcggctgggagcaggacaggCCACATGTGAGCCGCGTATGGGTGCTGAGCTCCgtttgagcagcagcagctccttcatCCCCACCGAGAGCTGGAGGCAGCGCccgtgctgcctgctctgccctgcgtgggcaggggcagggggtggcTCACCGAGCCCTGTGCAGCCGCTTCTCCGGTCGCCCCTCAGCTGgacagggcagggaggctggaggcGGCCGCGTTTGCCTGCGAGCAGGAAACTTCCCCAGACAGAACGAAACCCAGCTGACGGCGGGGACGTGCTCTGCGCCGATCTCTCGGGGAGTGTTTCAGTGCCTAAAAGTGAAGCAGAGAATTGAACAGCGGCAGTGAGCGGTGACTGTCCGGCTGGCGCCACGTCCATGCCGTTACCATCGCCGGTGGCCCCAGGGGAGGTGCCGGAGGTGCCGCACGCCCCAGCGCTCCTCACGCAGCTTTCTTGGGGCTCCACCGGCAGCCGTGGGGGTAACGGGCCCGCTCTGGCAGGCCTTGGGGGactgggggctcggggggctcctGCTTGCCGTGGGTGCTGCGGGGCACCGCGTCCCGGGCCCAGGCGACGCGGGCGGCTCTTGGCCCCTTGGTgcggccccagcccgggggcTCGGCTCCCGTCTCCTCCTGCCCCGGGCTGCCGCCGTCGGGGCCGCCGCACCCGGGGGGCCGtggccgggccgtgccgggccgtgcccgCGTCCCCGCGCCCCCGGGCTGCCAggtccctcctccccagcccgtccccagcCGCCAGCCGCCCGCTCTCCCAGAGGAGGTtccccagcccccggggggctggCCGCTCGCCCGCACCAGCATGGAGCTGCTCTTCCAGGCGCTATAAAGGGCTCCGGCGCCGGCACCTGCCGCTCGCTCTCCGCCGCGCCgcgctcccgctcccgctcccggcGCAGGGCTCGGGGCCGCCCGGTGCCCgtccccccggccccgtcccgctgAGCCGCCGCCGTGTCCCGCAGCAGGGCCGCCGGCGGGGATGGACTATTCCTATGATGAGGACCTGGACGAGCTGTGTCCGGTCTGCGGGGACAAGGTCTCGGGGTACCACTACGGGCTGCTCACCTGCGAGAGCTGCAAGGTAGGAgcgggcagcgggcagggggctgcgggggggggaggcacggccggggccggggctgcagggagggggcacggccggggccggggctgcggggcccccGCGGGCCGCCCCTCGCCCGCTTTCGTTAGCGGCAGCTCGCCGGGAGGCGGCACGGGAGCGCGGCCGCGACGGGagccccggcggcgggcggggggctcggggcagggcggggggctccgggggcttGGGGCCGGTGCCCGCCGCAtcgccgccgctgcccgccgcAGGGCTTCTTCAAGAGGACGGTGCAGAACAACAAGCACTACACCTGCACCGAGAGCCAGAACTGCAAGATCGACAAGACCCAGCGGAAGCGCTGCCCCTACTGCCGCTTCCAGAAGTGCCTCACCGTGGGGATGCGCCTGGAAGGTAGGCGCAAACGGGACGGGTCGGctcgggacgggacgggacgggtCGGGACGGGACGGATCGGGACggcccggggggctccgggctcgGTGCTCGCCCTGCGCGCTCCCCCCGCGGTGGTCGCGCTgtccccggccgccgccgcgccccccgGGCCGGTAATCGCCGGGGCTGCTCCGGTTCCGTTTTTCCTCCCCAAGTTAAACAAAAATTCGTTTTTTCGCCTTGCCTTCTGCTTTTcgttcctttgtttttgttttgtttctccgGGGGTTTTGGCTGCTGGGGCTTCAACTttccaggattttttctttgctggcagAACGGTTGGGAAATAGCAGAgaaattattgttttccttaatCACATAATTCCAGAAGCTGAGACTTAAGGAAAACGTTAAATATTATGAGACTCACAATAAAACTACGTGAGACCCAccacaaattatatttttgctcTTGGTGACATTTAGTATAACAGATTTCTCATCTGCCTGACTCTCGGGGAGTGCAATTACATCCCCCACTGTCGTCACCTCGCTCGTGTCAGAGAAGCTGATCCTGACTGAGATGTTCGAGTCGGGCCCTAACATCCCCGCATCTGTTGTTGTGGTCTCTGCAACGCTTAGCACAGGCCAGCAAAATACATCGAGGACACAGTTCGCTGGCAAGCGATTGCAAAGCAAAAGTAAACGCAAACGTGGAAAGGAAAACTCCTGCCGTTGTCAGctcccccccaaccccttcTGCCCTGAAACCCTTCACATTTTATGGCAGATGGATGGGGACAGCCTTGCTGGCTGGGCTGACACTTCTCACCTGGCCGGGctggccaggcagggctgcatcCGCACGGGAGTTCAAGGCGAAGTGCGGGTTAATCACAAAGTACTGCGCGTACTTGCAGGGAGCGAGCCGCTCGCTTCCCAGGGAGCGGGGTTAGAGCGCTGCTGGGGCGGAGGCGCAGGGCTGAGACACAACATCGGGCTGCAGAATCAGCGCCTGCAAACTCCCGGCGTGGTCCAGCTTCCAGCCCTGTCTCCAAACTGATCCCAGTTCCCTGCTTCTCCCTGGACTGGAGTTACTGGTACCTCGAGCCTGCCGTGCGTGGGCCAGCAGCTGGCCCAGCACTGCACCCGTCAGGCAGGGGCTTGGGAGTGGGGCAGGTGCCGGCTGTAAGGGACAGGCGGAGGCAGCATTTGGGGGGGCAGATGCACTTTTGGTTTCCcatttttggctgtttttgtCTTGCTCACCATGGAGCTAATTTGGCCCTGTGTTTTGCCTGGCTAGGAGGGCAGCGGCCGGGCTATCAACAGCCGGCTCGTTCCAAACAgcctctttttgtttattttcttgctgttagcTGCAGCAGCTCGCTGGGGAGGGAGGCACCCAGAGGCAAATAGCATTCCTGTGGGACTCTCGTGTTAAAAACTGGAGCCCACATTGCCTTCgttattgcatttttttggtCAGGGAAGCCAAGCTACACGGAGAATGTTTCAGCAACACAGGACAAAAGCAAGCCCCGAATGATTAATTTTGGAGACAAGCACGGTGGTGACACTGGCCCCCTCCTGAAGCCGCAGTGCAGCTTGCGGccgggggagccgcggggcaGGGGGCGCAGGGCTGCCGTGGGGATGGTGACATGGCCAAgggcccagggcagggggctggcgACTGGGGGCTTCCCTTTGCCCacctctccccctgctccagtCTCTCGGCCGTGAGATGGCCACGGTGTGAATCTGGTGGTATTTAGAAATGGATGCAGTCCTGAAATGGAAAAGTGGAGCAGGAGGGGGTTGAAAGCCCCCTTCTCTCTTTGTGTTCTTGGTCCGAGATGGAAGGAGGTGACCAGTGTTTGCCTGGGGAAGGTTTTGGGCAGGGAGGATGCAGGCGGGCTTGGGATGTGCTCCCTGGGCTCCCTTTCTCAAAGGGTGGGGGAAATGCTGGTGGGGAAATAAACcccaaaatattatttggaGTGGGTAGGAGATGAGGGCTCTCGGTGTGCCCTAGGgtgtggggctggtggtggaAGCCAGGTGCCAGCTGGGGCTGTGATGGGGTGTCCCCGCGGGGAGCCCCGTaggggtgctggcagcagaccCTGAAGGCAGGCACGGCCCAAGGCAGCTGCATGCGGGGCAGGCTCCCACGAGCCGGGGAGCTGAGGCATCCCGGGTCGCGGAGGATGCCTGTGGCCGCGTGGCTCGAGATGCTGTTTCCATGAATAAAGAATGAGGGAGGAAGCACAGGGCGGCTCCCCTGGGAGCACATTCCTGCTCTCCCTGCGAacgctgctgctcctggccagCACTCCCGCCCTTCCAGCCTGCCTGCGGAGAGTCTGGGAGCTCTCCGGGGTCTGGCCACGCTTCCAGCATCCGCGGGGCACATGGGCGAAAGAGAGGCAGAGGTAACAGCGGCGACACAAAAGCAAGAACCGCCTGCTCTCAGTGAGGCTGTGAGCCAGCTGAGGGGCTTTTCCCTTTCATGCTCAGCCGCGGGCTGTGCTCGCTGGCTCGCTCGCCTCTGGTGCCTGCCGAGGCGTCCAGCTCGTGGCCTcctgagctggggctgtgcgGGTGGGCTGGCGGCCGTGGGGCCAGGATGAGCTtgtgctgcagagaagcacCTGTGTCCTCGCACAGTGACACATTCTTGGGTTTCCTCGGGGTTCAGCAGGAAtgtctgctttgctgcaggCCATCAGGACGACTCCAAGAGCGGGGCGCTTGGGCtgagccccaggcagcctgAGGGCACCTTGCAGCTGTGCGCAGGGCTCTGAGAGCCCTGGAAATGGGGAGTGGGTTGCAGGAAGAGTGCAGCTTGGGTGCACGCAAGCCAGAGTATGTGTCGCCCCAGGCTCAGCAGAAACAAGGAAATCCTGGGGCTGGTCCAGGGTTGAGGgctgtaaaaatgaaagcaggcGTCAAGGCCCCCCCCCTTGTCTGCCCAGGCTTCTGGGGCTCTGCTCTAAGCCCACACAGGGCACAACCTCCCCTAGCCCCGTGCATTTCGTAGTTCAAGCCAAGTATCTCTTCCTTCCTTGCAATTCCCAGAGGTTTTGAGGCACAGcagaccccagccccacagcacaaccctgccagcagctctctgggcaGCTGTCCCAGCGCCCCCCGGTCCCATTTGTCTGCCCCCCCTCGCGCTGCTCTCCCTTGGCGCGGgttcactgcagcctctgccgCCTCTGCCCCACAGCCGTGCGTGCAGACCGGATGCGCGGAGGCAGAAACAAGTTTGGGCCCATGTACAAGCGGGACCGTGCcttaaagcagcagaagaaagcccTGATCCGTGCCAACGGCTTCAAGCTGGAGACCGTGCCCCAGATCGTGTCTCCCGTGCAGAACGACTACAGCCTGTCCTCCACCATCCACAGCATCCACGCCATGTCCAAGACCCTGCCGCCCAACCCCGCCGCCCTGACGCCCGTCGACTACGAGCGCGGCCCCTACGGGACGCCCTCCCTGGGAATGACTGTGCCCAGCCACGCGCCGCTCGCCGGCTACCACtacccttccttccccagccgCACCATCAAGTCCGAGTACCCCGACCACTACACAAACGCGCACGAGTCCATGCCCTACATGTACCCAGAGACCtaccccagcagctcccctcccGACATCCCCGAGGTCATcctgaagctgctgcagctggagcccGACGAGGCCCAGGTGAAGGCGCGGATCCTGGCCTGCCTGCAGCAAGAGCAAGGCAAAGGCCGGCACGAGAAGCTCAGCACCTTTGGCCTCATGTGCAAGATGGCCGACCAGACCCTCTTCTCCATCGTGGAGTGGGCACGGAGCTGCATCTTCTTCAAGGAGCTGGAGGTAGGGGGCCTGGGCACTGGGAGGGGTGTGGCATGGGGATGTGGGCAGTGAGGGGAGCGGGGCTAAAGTGCCAGCAGGAtggggtgctgcagcaggcaggattGGGCCTGACGTGCTGGCAGGAGTGCAATAGCCGTGACCACAAGCCTGCCGGCACCGCGGGGCTCGCCGTGTCCGGTGCGTCACGGCGGGGGCAGGTGTGGAGGCAATCGCCGGCAGAGTGAGTGCGGTGTCAGGCTCTAGGTATAATTGAAAAATGTAACGTTGAGGAATTATAGTTGAGACAattctctcctctgcctttaGGAGGAAAATCGATGCTGTCAGGTGGGTGcccgccagcagcagggagccagggccgggctgggctgAAGGCAGCTCCTCTGCATCGGCCTCAGCTGCCGGCAGCCCGTGCGCTGGGGAGCATGGTGCTGACCCCACCTGCCTGCCCCTCGCGTCTCCCAAGCCCCCCAAACACTTACTGGGGCCAGGAGAGGgatgagcagggctggggcagcccctgccagcctcaCCACAGTCTCAGatattttatgtttgtgttCTGGGCTGAACCAAGATCCCAAATTGCTGCAAAAATTGGAGAATATTTTGCAATGTTGGCACAATGCTGAGAGCTGAGTCTTGCGACTGCTGGGAGAGGCAGGTGCCTTCCCATGCACGCAGTGTGAGGCTGCACTTCCCAGGTCTGGCCAAAATCAGCGCCCATCCCAGTGCCACGGGGACCATGCCCAGGACAGGGCCATGCTCCTTGCCATGCCCACCCCATGGATACTGCAGGGCAGAGCCTCGCTGCTCAAAATAGCCCCCGGCTACCCAAAACACTGTCAGGAAGTCGCATTGTGGGGCTGGGTCAGGCTTATTTCAATCATATCAGTGTCCAGCCTGGATTTTGGGAACAGGGTGGCTGTTGTTTTGCAGGAGATATTGTAAACAGTGTAAATTCAGCCATCAGCTGCATTGCCGTGTAGCCTTGTAACTCTATTGTCTGCCTGATCGCACCACGAAAATAGGCTGCTTCCGTGTGAATGCACCTCCGAGGGcgctcctcctcctgcagggctTGGGATGGTGCCACGAGGTCTCACCTGGCCGGGGCCACCGGTGCCCTGAACACATCCCGGTGGTGCCCAGGGatggagctgagcagagcaccCCGGGGCACATCCCCCTGAgctgccccgtccctggggTGGGagtgggctgggggtgcagccctgctgcccagcgGGTGCACGTTGCAGCCAGCGCCGTCCTGCACAGCACCGGGTGTCCCCTGGCACGAGGCAGTGGTTTATGGAGAGTGTGGGAcggggcagcagctccacagcaccTGGAacctctccctcccctgcccgGAGCATAAAAGCGTGCGGTAAATGAACTCCTGCTAGTGCAGAGTTTATGGCTTTGCCCTAAAGCCCACTAGCACAGTGTAAAACCGCAGCCTCGGGGATCGATGGCCGTAACGCAGGCAGTCCCTGCGGCACGGCCGGAGCTCCCTAGAGCAGGGACACCACAGCCCCCGGGGCCCCGGGAACGGCTGCATGCAGGCGGccgctgctgtccccagccagggGAGGGCTCCTGGGGGGGCCGGGCTGGGAGGGCGACGCACCGGCATCGCTCCAGGACGAtgctgagcagggagcaggtACAGGTCACCTTTCTGTGTCCCCCATGTACagtgtccccccctccccgagcactcccagctgccaggggtgctggggccaCGGGCTCATGCTGCGGGGCCGTTTTGCAGACAGACAGCTTCTGCCCAGGCCTGGAGGGGGCAAACCCTCGGGGGTGCCAGGGCAAGGCTTTGCTCCCTGCctgggggagcaggagcaggtccccccagagccagcaggtcCCGTTCCCATTCTCATTCCCACACCAAAAGCCCAGCAAGGGACCCTGGCACACCGGGCAGACCGGACCCTTtgctgtctcctcccagctggatgccggggccagggctggggacatggTGAGAGCCCCCCCGGCTCCCTGGGAAGGACACGGGGGGAGAAGGGCTAACGGCCCCTTGACATCAGCTCGCGCGCCACGTCCGCCCGCAGGCGCGGGGCAGCCAGattgaaaacagatttaactTCCCAGATATATCGTTTCATTTAAGGGCCAGTAATTCTGTCAGTCTGCCACTGACAAACGAGGGTCCCCATGCCAATCCGCCGCGAGACTGATGTCGCCGCGTTCATCTTGTGTCACCAGGCGGAGAATTACGGACTGCGCTGGCCTTCGGAGGCAAGACTAATAATGCCGCGCGGCAGAGGGGGATTTGGGGGCCCGCTTGTTTATCGAGGGCCGGCCGCGGAGCCGTGGCGCGAGGCCGCGCGGGCGGAGGTGGAAGAGGTCAGCGCTGACGCCCATAAATACGAACTTTAACTGAGTCTAGATGAGATGTGTCAGGACTGAGGGAAGAtttgcagcagctcttcaggaagaaaaatatgggCCGGgggtgaaatatattttgttggGTCGTGAGTCTCAGGCAACTTTGTCCTTTCAGatgtaattttttatatatatatggagagagagagagagagagagggatgTGCATGCACACGCACACTTGCACACTCACATTGTGTCTGCTCGAGGTTCCTTTTATATACAAACATCTTGCACAGTCTGGTCTAGATAGGTGATATTGCTACACGTATCTATAAATATCATGCACACAGGGGTGCGATGACCTTTAGATTGGGATGAGCAGCCAGGAATGTTAAACAAATTGCGGTGGTTTCAGCCTGAAGCCGGTCAGAGCCCCAGCGGCTGGGCACGCGGGCTTGCTGCGATGGGCTCACTGAGATGGGTGCGCACGGCCGGGGACAGGGGACACCGATACCCCGCAGCCCTTCCTCACTGCTCCCCACCCGTGGGTGAACACCAGCCTGGGGGGGAAACACTGCTCTGAGGCCTCGGGGCTGATTTCCCTCGCTCCTTGTGAGCGATCTCGCAGCCACCACTGGGCCATTTGCAGTCGgctgctcctctgccttcaGCACGCATGGGTCATCTTGACCCCCATCTCCTGGCCAACAGCCAGCGCGTTTTTGGCAGATTTAAAATCTCCTTCTGGTCGTGGATGCTGCAGCAATGTTTAGCATCCTCTGCACTGGGGTAAATGTGACTGCTTCccttggctgctgctggtgtggcCCCTCGCTCCCGCAGCACGCTGATGCCCACACCGCCTTGccgagggctgctgctggcatgggcaaagggcagcagcccagggctgcagcgcgtgctctgcctgcagggaggtgtcaccccagccccgctgcactgggcttgtttttttttttttttttttttttgctttaagctgcccatggcagtggtatctgggcagggggaagggggcCTGCATCTGACCATTAACACCTTACACTTGTGTGGGGTTTTGATTGCCGGCACCCGGCGGACGGTTAATCCACTTTCGCACTTCCCAGCAGCCGAGGTGACAGGTCCTGCTCGCACCCAGTAATTGCCCGGGCTGCGGCTCGGGGTGCTGGTGCTCACCGTGTGCCCGCATTGGGACAGAGCCGCTGGGGCCAGCCCTGCACCAGGTTTTGGGCAAAGTCCCTGAGGGCAGCGCTGGGGTGCGGTTGGGTCGGGAGGCGTCCGAGCACACCTCAGGCCTGCAGcgtgctgcagctggtgctggatgGGTGTGCTGGAGCCGCTGAGCACCTTGGAGCAAGGCGAGGCTGGCGGTGCTCGCTGGGGTCACAGCGCTGCAGGGATGCCCGAGTGCAGGCAGTGGTACCAGGGGGATGCCCCGTGTCAGTGCATGCAGCAGCATGGGGATTTAGCTGCTAGGTTAAtgcctgccccctccccggACCTTTACAGCCCAGCCCCATTTATTGTAGGGAAATGGATTTTTCTGTCGGTTGCGGACCTGCCTTCCTCAGAAAGGCCTTTTCTGTGGCTGTGGCAGCAGGTGAGTGCTTGCCCCGCATGGGGAGCGTTTCACTGCCGCGTTTTGTGAATGGgttaaatgctttctttaaaaaaaaaaaaaaaaaaaagcctcttaaaGACAGCTTACATCAGGTCCTTGATAAAGCACTCCGTTGAAAAGCCTTGACATTAAAAGAGGAAGATCCTTTGCTTAACTTTTAAAGGCGAGTGTGAGTGCGTGCCGCCTCGCCGGGAGGACTGATGGACGCCGAAGGGCTGTCCATTAGGAGCCTCCTCCTCCGCA
It encodes:
- the NR5A1 gene encoding steroidogenic factor 1, with amino-acid sequence MDYSYDEDLDELCPVCGDKVSGYHYGLLTCESCKGFFKRTVQNNKHYTCTESQNCKIDKTQRKRCPYCRFQKCLTVGMRLEAVRADRMRGGRNKFGPMYKRDRALKQQKKALIRANGFKLETVPQIVSPVQNDYSLSSTIHSIHAMSKTLPPNPAALTPVDYERGPYGTPSLGMTVPSHAPLAGYHYPSFPSRTIKSEYPDHYTNAHESMPYMYPETYPSSSPPDIPEVILKLLQLEPDEAQVKARILACLQQEQGKGRHEKLSTFGLMCKMADQTLFSIVEWARSCIFFKELEVGDQMKLLQNCWSELLVFDHVYRQLQHGKEHSVLLVTGQEVDLSTVAAQAGSILHSLVLRAQELVLHLHSLQVDRQEFVCLKFLILFSLDVKYLDNHTLAKDAQEKANAALLEYTVCHYPHSTDKFRQLLLRLAEVRALSMQAEEYLYHKHLSGEVPCNNLLIEMLHAKRT